The DNA region TGCTTTGCTAAAGACCCTGGCCAAACTAATCCTTCTCGCCATCCTCATCGGGGTAGTGTTCATTGCCTACGGACTCTTCGTCCCTGCGGGCGGAAGCACGCAACAGTTCCTACTGCTGCGTCCAGGATCGACGGCTAAGAAGATCGCGCGCGACCTGAAAGACGCGGGCGTGATCCGCAGCGAGTGGGCATTCCTGGCGCTGCATGCCTGGAAAGTGAAGACGCTGAAGGCGGGCGAGTACAAGTTCGACCATCCGGCGAGCGCGCTCGAGGTCTATGACCGCGTGGCGCGCGGCGACATCTTCACCCACACCGTCACCATCCCCGAGGGCTACAACATGTTCGAGATCGCCGCCCTGGTGGAGCAGGCGGGGCTCGGTCCGCGCGGCGAATTCCTCAAGGCGGCGCAGGAGAAGGCGCTGATTGCTGACCTCGATCCGCAAGCGCAGTCGCTCGAAGGGTATCTTTTCCCCGACACCTACGAATTCACGCGCACGCAGACGATGCACGACATGGCGGCGGCGATGGTGCGGCGCTTCCGCCAGACGGCGCAGCAGATCGGCCTGGCGGCGGAAGCCGATCGCGGCAACACGCACCGCGTAGTGACCATGGCGTCCATCGTGGAAAAAGAAACGTCGGTCGCGGAAGAGCGTCCGGTGGTGGCCGGCGTCTACTACAACCGCCTGGAGAAGAACGTGGCGCTGGGGGCCGATCCGACGGTGGCCTACGCCTCGCTGCTCATCGGCAAATACGATGGCGTGATCCGCCAGTCTGACCTGGCGCTCGATTCGCCCTACAACACATACAAACGCGCGGGGCTGCCGCCGGGACCGATCGCGAACCCCGGCCGGGCGGCGCTCGAAGCGGCCATGCATCCGGCGCATACCGAGTTCTTGTATTTCGTGAGCGACAACCAGGGACACCACCGCTTCTCCGCGACCGCGGCGGAGCATGAGCGCAACGTGGACGCGTATCGGCATGCGACGGCGCCGCATTGAGGCTTTATACTGTCTCGACCGGGGCCGACGGCATGCGACATGGGACCGCGAAAGCGGAAAACGCGCGCCGTCATCCGAGCAAGCCTGATCCAATTAAGCGTCGTTCATCTGAACAAGGAATGAACTCTCCCGCAAGGAATCAACTGGGCACGCTGTTGCTGGCGCTGGTGGCGCTATTGCCGCTAGGCGGGTGTCTGTTCCGCACCCACACCGTGGCCAAGCGGAACATCGCTGACAAGCTGAAGGAATCGAACCGCGACGACCTGGTCGAACGCATCAACGTGGAAGCGCAGAAGGTCAAGACGCTGAATGCCACGGTGGACATCGCCGCTTCTTCCGGGGGATCGAAGAAGGGCAAGATCACCGACTACCAGGAGATCCGCGGGTACATCCTGGTGCGCAAGCCGAAAGAGATCCGCATGATCGGGCTCCTGCCTGTGCTGCGCAACAAGGCCTTCGACATGGTGAGTGACGGGCAGGTGTTCCGCGTCTCCATCCCGGCAAAAAACCGCTTCATCGTGGGGCGCAACGACGTGACGCGCGCGGCTGCCGGCCAATCACTGGAGAACCTGCGTCCGCAGCACATCTTTGACGCGCTGCTGCTGCAGGAGATCGACCCGAAGAACGAGGTGGCGGTGCTCGAGAGCACCACTGAGGTGGTGACCGGCGCGAAGTCGAAGAAGCAGATGGAGATGCCGAGCTACACCATCATCGTGACGCGGCGCGATCCCGACGGCAAGTGGAACCTCTCGCGCAAGATCGTGTTCACGCGCGATGACCTGCAGCCGCACCGCCAGATCGTCTACGACAAGAACGGCAACGTCGCCACCGACGCCCATTACGACAACTTTCAGGTCTACGACAACCTGCTCTTCCCTTCGCTGATCACCATCTATCGGCCGCAGGAGGAGTACACGGTGCAGCTCGCTATCGTGAAGCTGAAGCTGAATGAGGATATCCGCAACGACCAGTTCGACCTGCCCCAGCCGCCCGGCTCGCAGCTCGTCCGTTTGGACCAGCCCGATCAGCAGCCGGCGCCGCCGCCAGCGGCAACCAAGCCGAGCACGCAAGGACCGGGCGCGCGCTGAACCAGCAATCAGCGATTAGCAATTAGCGATCAGCAACCAGCGGGTTGAGCCTCTGCCAATCGCAAATCGCTGATTGCAAGCTGCGCACCCTCAACCTGCTATTCTTTTCGGTCACTGGGTACTGAGTACCGGGTACTGAGTACTTCCTCATGAACAAGATGGTGGTCTCCAATCTCGTGCATCGCCCGCTGCGCTCGCTGATATCCATCATCGCGATCGCGGTCGAGGTCACGCTCATCCTGGTGATCGTGAGCTTCGCGCTCGGGATGCTGAAGGATGCTGCCGCGCGCCAGAAAGGCATCGGCGCCGACCTGATGGTGCAGCCGCCGGGGTCGAGCAACTTCACCGCGCTCAGCGGCGCACCGGTATCGCAGAAGATCGCGCAGGTCATCCGTCAGAAGGTGCCGCACGTCACCGCGGCCGTGCCGGTGATCACGCAGGTGACGACCTCGGGAAACCTCGAAGTCATCTACGGGATAGCGCTGCCGCCCTTCGGCGACCCGGCCGATTCCTTCGAGAACGTGAGTGGCGCCCTGCACTACATGCGCGGCGGACCCTTCCAGAAGGCCGACGACATCATCGTGGACGACATCCTCGCGCGCAGCAAACATATCAAGGTGGGCAGCACGGTGGACGTGCTGAACCATAAATTCCGCGTCTCTGGCATCATCGAGCACGGCAAAGGCGCGCGCAAGTTCCTGCCCATGAGCACGCTGCAGGAACTGACCGGCTCCGAGGGCAAGGCCTCGATCTTCTATGTGAAGCTCGATGACCCGCGCTACACCGATGAAGCACACCGCGCCATCAATGCCATCCCCGGCATGGAGCAGTACGTCGTGCGCTCGATGCAGGAGTACATGTCGCTGATGACGCCGGAGCACGTGCCCGGACTTTCCGCATTCATCTCGGTGGTGGTGGGCGTGGCGGTGGTGATCGGCTTCATCGTCATCTTTCAAGCGATGTACACGGCGGTGATGGAGCGGACGCGCGAGATCGGCATCTTGAAATCGCTGGGCGCGTCAAAGCTCTACATCATCCGGCTGATCCTGCGGGAGACCATCCTGCTGGCAGTCGTCGGGATCGTGCTGGGCATCCTCATCAGTTACACCGCCAGCATGACCATCGTGCGCTACATGCCGACGCTGCAGGTGCGCATCGAGGGTATCTGGCTGGTGTATGCGTCGCTCATCGCCGTGGGCGGCGCGCTGCTGGGCGCGCTCTATCCGGCGTTCAAGGCCGCGCAGAAGGACCCGATCGACGCGCTCGCGTACGAGTAGCCAGCGGTTAGAAACGTGGTCCCGTTCCGTTGACAGTTTCTCGCAGCTTCCTGTATCGTAAAGTCTTTGCTGGTCTGCAGTTGCCCG from Acidobacteriota bacterium includes:
- the mltG gene encoding endolytic transglycosylase MltG, with the protein product MLKTLAKLILLAILIGVVFIAYGLFVPAGGSTQQFLLLRPGSTAKKIARDLKDAGVIRSEWAFLALHAWKVKTLKAGEYKFDHPASALEVYDRVARGDIFTHTVTIPEGYNMFEIAALVEQAGLGPRGEFLKAAQEKALIADLDPQAQSLEGYLFPDTYEFTRTQTMHDMAAAMVRRFRQTAQQIGLAAEADRGNTHRVVTMASIVEKETSVAEERPVVAGVYYNRLEKNVALGADPTVAYASLLIGKYDGVIRQSDLALDSPYNTYKRAGLPPGPIANPGRAALEAAMHPAHTEFLYFVSDNQGHHRFSATAAEHERNVDAYRHATAPH
- a CDS encoding DUF4292 domain-containing protein, which produces MNSPARNQLGTLLLALVALLPLGGCLFRTHTVAKRNIADKLKESNRDDLVERINVEAQKVKTLNATVDIAASSGGSKKGKITDYQEIRGYILVRKPKEIRMIGLLPVLRNKAFDMVSDGQVFRVSIPAKNRFIVGRNDVTRAAAGQSLENLRPQHIFDALLLQEIDPKNEVAVLESTTEVVTGAKSKKQMEMPSYTIIVTRRDPDGKWNLSRKIVFTRDDLQPHRQIVYDKNGNVATDAHYDNFQVYDNLLFPSLITIYRPQEEYTVQLAIVKLKLNEDIRNDQFDLPQPPGSQLVRLDQPDQQPAPPPAATKPSTQGPGAR
- a CDS encoding ABC transporter permease, producing the protein MNKMVVSNLVHRPLRSLISIIAIAVEVTLILVIVSFALGMLKDAAARQKGIGADLMVQPPGSSNFTALSGAPVSQKIAQVIRQKVPHVTAAVPVITQVTTSGNLEVIYGIALPPFGDPADSFENVSGALHYMRGGPFQKADDIIVDDILARSKHIKVGSTVDVLNHKFRVSGIIEHGKGARKFLPMSTLQELTGSEGKASIFYVKLDDPRYTDEAHRAINAIPGMEQYVVRSMQEYMSLMTPEHVPGLSAFISVVVGVAVVIGFIVIFQAMYTAVMERTREIGILKSLGASKLYIIRLILRETILLAVVGIVLGILISYTASMTIVRYMPTLQVRIEGIWLVYASLIAVGGALLGALYPAFKAAQKDPIDALAYE